A single genomic interval of Prochlorococcus marinus XMU1406 harbors:
- the fmt gene encoding methionyl-tRNA formyltransferase gives MRIIFWGTPEYSIASLDIFIKSKHEVIAVVSQPDKKRSRGNKLISSPVKSFAEQESIKIYTPAKIRGNIDFINELKSLSCDLFIVIAYGKILPKEILEIPKFGCWNAHASLLPRWRGAAPIQWSLIKGDEFTGVGIMKMNEGLDTGDILLEEKIKIDNNDNLNTLSEKLSILSANLFLNATSLIEENINKISNFQLTKQNTLGREITYARMIEKSDYKVVWSNEAFKISKKIKALYPRANTTFRGKNLKIIKIKVLSSDEIKNEKYLLINNYSKPGIILAVIENEGIIISTKTDPIILLEAKLEGKNISSKNQLIQQLKPTVGDYFSD, from the coding sequence GTGAGAATTATATTCTGGGGAACACCTGAATATTCAATTGCAAGCCTTGATATTTTTATTAAATCTAAGCACGAAGTAATTGCAGTAGTAAGCCAACCAGATAAGAAAAGATCTAGGGGAAATAAATTAATCTCCTCACCTGTAAAAAGTTTTGCCGAGCAAGAATCTATAAAAATTTATACTCCAGCAAAAATCAGGGGCAATATAGATTTTATAAATGAACTTAAATCACTTTCTTGTGATTTATTTATTGTTATAGCTTACGGAAAAATTTTACCAAAAGAGATATTGGAAATCCCAAAATTTGGTTGTTGGAACGCTCATGCTTCATTACTTCCAAGATGGCGCGGTGCTGCCCCAATCCAATGGTCCCTAATAAAAGGTGATGAATTTACGGGTGTAGGAATTATGAAAATGAATGAGGGACTAGATACTGGCGACATATTGTTGGAAGAAAAAATTAAAATCGATAATAACGATAATTTAAATACACTATCTGAAAAACTTAGTATTTTATCTGCAAATTTATTTTTAAATGCTACATCTTTAATCGAAGAAAATATTAATAAAATTAGTAATTTTCAATTAACAAAACAAAATACCCTTGGAAGAGAAATTACTTACGCAAGAATGATTGAAAAATCAGATTATAAAGTGGTTTGGAGTAATGAGGCATTTAAAATCTCAAAAAAAATAAAAGCATTATACCCACGAGCAAATACGACTTTTAGAGGTAAGAACCTAAAAATAATTAAAATCAAAGTTTTGAGTAGTGATGAAATTAAAAATGAAAAATACCTTTTAATTAACAATTATTCAAAACCAGGAATTATTCTTGCTGTCATAGAAAATGAAGGAATTATAATTTCAACTAAAACTGATCCGATTATTTTGTTAGAAGCAAAACTTGAAGGCAAAAATATATCTAGCAAAAATCAATTGATACAACAGTTAAAACCAACGGTAGGTGATTATTTCTCAGATTAA